From the genome of Monomorium pharaonis isolate MP-MQ-018 chromosome 1, ASM1337386v2, whole genome shotgun sequence:
tatgttattaaaatatgttatattaatacatattattagcactatttaaagaaatatttatttgaatctagtatttttttctccagtgtcaataaataattattttttctatcatcaaaaagtttaaaaattcgcacatttatacattatgtacaatataaatattatcaaaacttaTACTATCagttatattttagtaattattgtgcaaaaataatattaagcatcatatgaaatttttcataagtaattcaagaattttcagactttactacaaaaacaatttcgtttattttatgattgtatttacacaatatattttttaattaaactttaaagtttaaagtttctttaaaataaactctagtaatgtgtgtgtgtgtgtgtgtgtaaataacttaatatttaccaaaaatattttttaaagatatatgtctcaatatctttaaaaaatatatttcttatatatatcccagtatctttaaaaaatatatttgatctGACTCGAAAGAGTTAATTAGAAagcaaaattcaattaataaacaattgttacagaaaaaaaatatgtaaaaatataactaaaaaattaaaaatgttttactttcacctttttgttattgattaatttaataatttcaaataaactgtaaattatacatattactaTTATACACTTTCTGGTTTTAAACACTATTATCATTTCTGTACAGtttctttgttaaaatatctaaaaatttagctacatagaaatctaaaatataattttatgttaaattattaaaataattatgtaacattaCATAGGACGCTGAAGTATGATGATACAAAAAGTCTTAACATTTTAGTAACCAgtctaatataattatatttatgacataattattttttaattagcatctaactaaatttttagacttcagtaaaattattctttctattccgttaaatattataatgctgtgtaacataatattatatatatctgtatacaataatattatgcctatatatatatatattctttttattttttcaattctctaataaattcgaaacatataaattaattaaaaactacttATAacctgaaattttttaaggcaTTTGTCCCACAAACAATATACTGTCAAAGTAACAGCGTTACATAGAATGAATGCACACTGTATCATCAATAGAAAGAACTATAAAGTAGATTCAAGATATTGTCTTGCTCTCAACATCTCATGTCTCACGTCGTTATCAATATCTTTGAAATGTCGAGTTTACtgaaatactaaaatatagtTACTACATGgcttttttgtattgtaagtTAAACTTCCACGATGATCTCTCTTGACCGATGAACCTAGGTATCCATTACTTTAAAAggtattaaataacatatgcGCTACATTTCCTGAAAGATGAATAAATTGTATGGATCGCAAATTTTGCgtaccaatatttttttatgcatgcTAAACAATTCAAGGAATATCAGAAAAATTGCAAGGCAATAATACGATGATCGAGCAATTTGCCGACTCACTCTCTTTGGATCTTTAAACATGCATACAGTCGGATGCACGGGAGTAATTTGAAGATGCTATGTTCTCTCGATCAATACTTGTAGGGGGTAAGATAGAGCTGGGATGGATGAGGAAAAGGTGTTATATGCGCGAGTACCATAGTGTTGTCAACGTGGTAAATcgattaataaagataatattaatgcttAATTATCCTATCATGCACTATTAAAGATGTATATCTGCGCTATGAACTTGGAATCATTTTGTGATGCGCTTCGACAATGGTGTACTGGAACAAGGATGCTATTTATGCATTAgcaagttataaaattttggcaTGGCCCGTAGGAGTGTGGCCAAttgaagataatattttttgttcgaAAATGCGTTACTTATTTGCAATCGTAACCGAGGtaagaaaaactattttatatttgtataaaatttttagaaatatattattatatattttttaaaattttatacaaatatatatacattatatatttatttattgttataattaatgtaattaatatgtatattaattacaattcaacaaataagtatatagaagcatgtagaaatatatctaagaaaagttaattatattgaatagaAAAGTGTTATACTTATCTGGTactatctttaaatatattttttaaatgttttattactaattattattaccaaatatttatataaaatgtacaaatctttattattattaagaaatagagagaaaagagaaagaaacacaattaaaattaaaaggaaataatAGTGTGTGGTCAagcgaaaaaattaaattgttttgtgcAAACGTAAAGATCACAAAAAACTATAGATAACATTTtgttctgtaaaaataatctatCATTTTAGATTTTTCTAACGATAACATTATTGATGGATGTTTATCTTGCCTGTGAAAATTCGTCCGTGGATCCGATTGATACGTATGTGGTGACTTCCAGCGCAGTGCTGGTATTTGTCAAACTTACTATGCTGCAGATACAACGATCAGCATTCTCGACCTGTTTACATTCGGCTATTCAGGACTGGTGTAGTATCAAGGATCCGAAGTCGCGCGAGATTATGATTCAGCACGCACGTGCGGCGAAAATAATCTCGCTGTCATTGTTTTATTGCGGATTCGTCTCTCTTATGTTTTATCTATTGCGACTCTTGCCCTTCGTAAATGCGACCGCCAATGAAAGGACATTTGTTCTTCCGATGTCCTGTCTCTTCAAGTCCATCTCCAATCTCCagtatgtttttatttcattctatCAGGTGATTCAGTTGTTGATCGCGTACGCTGGAAACTGTTGTACGGATGGAATGTTCGTCGGTGTAACGATGCATCTGTGCGGACAGTTTGAACTACTGATGATCGATTTTCAGCAGATCGCTCGTCGAAAATACAAACGTAAAGGAGGTAGCATCGTTGAAGAATTTGTCGTTAGACATCGAAAATTGTTGAAACTCACTGCAAACATTGAAAATACAtacagtataattattttgatgcaGATTATCACCAGCGCCATTTTGATATGCATGACGGGTAAGTCGGAcgagttatttttatgatcttTTTATACACAAAGTGTCTAATAATAGATCCAACATGAACAGGACTAAACTGAATAGAAAAGTTCTGTgtcattttttttgcaatgtttgcaattttatttatttctacgcAATTTAAGGCTTCGGATTCATCATATCCTGGCATATTCATGACACATTTATGACGATGAAAAGCATTGTAATAATGATAGTTATGTTGCTGCAATGCTTCCTGTATTCGTACGCGGGTGATAACTTGAGAGATCAAAGTGAGGCCTTGTCATTCGCGCTTTACGACTGCAACTGGTGCGATTTCTCGCCTAATGATATAAGAGACCTGGcgtttattatgataaaaacgAATATACCCATTCGTTTGACAGCCGGAAAGTTTTTCTACGTTACACGTGCTACATTTACCGATATTCTGAAAACTGCAGTATCTTACTTGTCAGCTTTACGTGTGATGATTGAGAAACAAGAAAcaaattactaataaaaatttctattatttcatatatcatGTCGAACATtgtctaagaaaattataagaatttagTGCGGAAATTTTGcctaattgaataatatataattttaattacattgcataaaaattaacattcttagaaaaatattatcaataaacaaattgttGGAAAAACtcattgttttgttattttttaataagtaagaTAATATAGTAAGACAAATTTTGTgagtagaaaaatttaactgtaaaaatgatttattaaatatatttaaataaatatatct
Proteins encoded in this window:
- the LOC105830908 gene encoding odorant receptor 9a, producing the protein MVYWNKDAIYALASYKILAWPVGVWPIEDNIFCSKMRYLFAIVTEIFLTITLLMDVYLACENSSVDPIDTYVVTSSAVLVFVKLTMLQIQRSAFSTCLHSAIQDWCSIKDPKSREIMIQHARAAKIISLSLFYCGFVSLMFYLLRLLPFVNATANERTFVLPMSCLFKSISNLQYVFISFYQVIQLLIAYAGNCCTDGMFVGVTMHLCGQFELLMIDFQQIARRKYKRKGGSIVEEFVVRHRKLLKLTANIENTYSIIILMQIITSAILICMTGFGFIISWHIHDTFMTMKSIVIMIVMLLQCFLYSYAGDNLRDQSEALSFALYDCNWCDFSPNDIRDLAFIMIKTNIPIRLTAGKFFYVTRATFTDILKTAVSYLSALRVMIEKQETNY